In Elaeis guineensis isolate ETL-2024a chromosome 1, EG11, whole genome shotgun sequence, a genomic segment contains:
- the LOC105060259 gene encoding uncharacterized protein: MRMMTCARAALLLPLPTSHHPLSVLPPTAFFSGTNAESDRHTWAAPLWSVRRGSGYGLSATTASGRRRGWQREAGGVSDEDDDDGWEEDDDGDEPLMPLEEMARWMENKPAGFGEGKRYDTTLEEQLLDEMERSRKAQLANINKLKSESKSAAATRPKKQEPRRKEVDVIPSVARVRMWNLPRKKNIHRDLLLAFKGFSGIVNISPAVSGNQKTRDPVCKGFAFFDFESEEAANRFVQKYSNTHVLFGKVQKQITCVVINSRSSSNASEQSIDGIQTFSQPKVTDLGVEVPVWSDMNKLSQNSCGETIDIAVVDKTGQECVVIENGTDGPISHLEAIESTALSYDGEKRCDKTADALDSNLSPPLQRQRKQKDLKKKTIKKISPKTSNLSLPGSVTRLKIRERAVLTGVFSKYGGNVAAPLSKES, translated from the exons atgaggatgatgacGTGTGCGAGAGCAGCCCTTCTCCTACCACTCCCCACCTCCCATCATCCCCTTTCCGTCCTTCCTCCCACCGCTTTCTTTAGCGGCACAAATGCGGAATCGGATAGACACACCTGGGCTGCTCCGCTCTGGTCTGTGCGGCGGGGAAGCGGATACGGCCTCTCCGCCACCACCGCCTCGGGGCGCCGGCGAGGGTGGCAGAGGGAGGCGGGCGGTGTCTCCGACGAGGACGACGACGATGGGTGGGAGGAGGACGACGACGGGGATGAGCCGCTGATGCCCTTGGAGGAGATGGCGCGGTGGATGGAGAACAAACCGGCTGGGTTCGGGGAAGGGAAGAGGTACGATACCACGCTCGAGGAGCAGCTCTTGGACGAGATGGAGAGGAGCAGGAAAGCCCAGCTTGCCAACATCAATAAGCTCAAGAGCGAAAGCAAGAGCGCGGCCGCCACCCGGCCAAAGAAGCAAGAGCCACGGCGTAAAG AAGTAGATGTTATTCCAAGTGTGGCTCGTGTACGCATGTGGAACCTTCCAAGGAAGAAGAACATCCACAGAGACTTGCTTTTGGCTTTCAAAGGGTTCTCTGGTATTGTTAATATAAGCCCAGCAGTTTCTGGGAACCAAAAGACCAGGGATCCTGTCTGCAAGGGTTTTGCATTCTTTGACTTTGAGTCGGAGGAAGCTGCAAACAG GTTTGTACAGAAATATTCCAATACACATGTGCTTTTCGGGAAGGTACAGAAGCAGATTACTTGTGTTGTCATAAACTCGCGTAGCTCTTCCAACGCTTCTGAGCAGTCTATAGATGGCATTCAGACATTCTCTCAGCCGAAAGTTACTGACCTGGGAGTTGAGGTTCCTGTATGGTCTGACATGAATAAACTTTCACAGAATTCTTGTGGTGAAACTATTGACATAGCAGTAGTTGACAAGACTGGACAAGAATGTGTAGTGATTGAGAATGGCACAGATGGCCCGATATCTCATCTCGAAGCGATAGAAAGTACTGCCCTTTCATATGATGGTGAGAAACGGTGTGACAAAACTGCAGACGCGTTGGATTCAAATCTTTCTCCTCCATTGCAACGACAAAGGAAACAAAAAGATTTAAAGAAGAAAACAATCAAGAAAATATCACCGAAGACATCAAATTTGAGCCTCCCCGGTTCTGTGACCAG GTTAAAGATCAGGGAGAGGGCAGTCCTCACCGGTGTTTTCTCCAAGTATGGAGGAAATGTTGCTGCACCTTTGTCAAAGGAGAGCTGA
- the LOC105060258 gene encoding nucleobase-ascorbate transporter 6, with the protein MAGAGGGGGGGGGGGGGGAAPAPKQDELVPHPVREQLPNISYCITSPPPLPEAILLGFQHYLVMLGTTVIIPTALVPQMGGGNEEKARVIQTLLFVAGINTLLQTFVGTRLPAVIGGSYTFVVPTISIILASRYSNIADPHEKFKRIMRGTQGALIVASALQIILGFSGLWRNVARYLSPLSAVPLVALAGFGLYELGFPGVAKCIEIGLPQLIILIILSQYIPQAIHSRRPVFDRFAVLFSVAIVWLYAFILTVGGAYRNAAPKTQQHCRTDRSGLVGGAPWIRIPYPFQWGAPTFDAGEAFAMMAASFVALVESTGTFIAVARYSSATPLPPSILSRGVGWLGIGILLDGLFGTANGSTVSVENAGLLALTRVGSRRVVQISAGFMIFFSILGKFGAVFASIPGPIIAALYCLFFAYVGAVGLSFLQFCNLNSFRTKFILGFSVFMGLSVPQYFKEYTLVAGYGPVHTGARWFNDIINVIFSSEAFVAGLVAYFLDNTLQRHESATRKDSGRHFWQRYRSFGTDPRSEEFYSLPFNLHKFFPSV; encoded by the exons atggcCGGAGCTGGAGGCGGAGGTGGGGGTGGAGGGGGCGGTGGAGGTGGCGGAGCGGCCCCGGCGCCGAAGCAGGACGAGTTGGTGCCCCACCCAGTGAGGGAACAGCTGCCCAACATTTCCTACTGCATCACTAGCCCTCCTCCATTGC CGGAGGCTATCCTTCTGGGTTTCCAGCACTACCTGGTTATGCTTGGCACCACTGTTATCATTCCTACTGCTCTTGTTCCTCAAATGGGTGGAGGAAAT GAAGAGAAAGCACGGGTGATCCAGACATTACTGTTTGTGGCCGGCATAAACACTCTCTTGCAGACCTTCGTTGGAACTCGTTTACCTGCCGTGATTGGAGGGTCGTACACCTTTGTCGTCCCTACCATCTCTATCATCTTAGCCAGCCGTTATAGTAACATCGCAGATCCTCATGAG AAATTCAAACGCATCATGCGTGGAACACAAGGCGCCCTTATTGTTGCTTCGGCTCTCCAGATCATATTGGGTTTCAGTGGGCTATGGCGTAATGTTGCAAG ATATTTAAGTCCACTCTCGGCTGTGCCTCTGGTTGCTCTGGCTGGATTTGGGCTCTATGAGCTTGGTTTCCCTGGA GTGGCAAAATGCATCGAAATTGGACTTCCACAGTTAATAATATTGATAATACTTTCTCAG TACATACCCCAAGCCATACATTCACGTAGACCTGTCTTTGACCGGTTTGCTGTCCTATTCTCTGTTGCAATTGTATGGCTTTATGCTTTCATACTTACGGTTGGCGGGGCATATAGGAATGCAGCACCAAAAACTCAACAGCATTGTCGCACTGATCGTTCAGGACTTGTTGGTGGAGCTCCTTG GATAAGAATTCCATATCCTTTTCAATGGGGAGCACCAACATTTGATGCTGGTGAAGCTTTTGCCATGATGGCTGCTTCTTTTGTCGCTCTTGTTGAG TCAACTGGTACATTTATTGCGGTTGCAAGGTATTCAAGTGCTACACCATTGCCCCCTTCCATTCTCAGTCGTGGTGTGGGTTGGCTG GGGATTGGTATCTTGTTGGATGGGCTATTTGGAACAGCAAATGGCTCTACAGTATCTGT TGAAAATGCTGGTTTGCTAGCCTTGACACGTGTTGGCAGCCGAAGAGTTGTGCAAATTTCTGCAGGCTTCATGATATTCTTTTCTATTCTGG GAAAATTTGGAGCAGTTTTTGCATCCATTCCAGGACCCATAATTGCAGCTTTATATTGCCTTTTCTTTGCATATGTTG GTGCGGTTGGTCTCAGTTTCCTTCAATTCTGCAACCTCAATAGCTTCCGGACAAAATTCATTTTAGGATTCTCCGTGTTCATGGGTTTGTCTGTTCCACAATATTTTAAAGAATACACGCTAGTTGCTGGCTATGGTCCGGTGCACACCGGTGCAAGATGG TTCAATGATATTATCAACGTCATATTCTCTTCGGAAGCATTTGTTGCGGGCCTCGTAGCATATTTCTTGGACAACACCCTACAGAGGCATGAAAGCGCGACCAGAAAGGACAGCGGCCGTCACTTCTGGCAGAGATACAGATCCTTCGGTACGGACCCCAGAAGTGAGGAATTTTATTCATTGCCATTTAACCTTCATAAATTCTTCCCATCGGTGTGA